Proteins encoded in a region of the Candidatus Cloacimonadota bacterium genome:
- a CDS encoding spore germination protein GerW family protein, which yields MEIKKLIAEIKENIEKTANVKSIFGDVKKVDNVSIIPVASVRFQGGGGGGFGEMEAKKKEKPEPLEEAETEKEGAKKGRNGKGGGLGMKVDASPVGYIEIKGDNAKFVEILDKTKIILKGLKIFMIVFIIYTIRVVLKRRKK from the coding sequence ATGGAAATAAAAAAGTTAATCGCGGAAATTAAAGAAAATATTGAGAAAACTGCTAATGTAAAATCAATATTTGGTGATGTGAAAAAGGTAGATAATGTATCAATAATTCCCGTGGCTTCTGTACGATTTCAAGGTGGAGGTGGTGGAGGTTTCGGCGAAATGGAAGCTAAGAAAAAGGAAAAACCAGAACCGTTAGAAGAGGCTGAAACAGAAAAAGAAGGTGCTAAAAAAGGAAGAAATGGCAAAGGTGGTGGATTGGGAATGAAAGTTGATGCCAGCCCGGTTGGCTATATTGAAATAAAGGGTGATAATGCTAAATTTGTTGAAATACTTGATAAAACAAAAATAATCTTAAAGGGATTAAAGATATTTATGATAGTTTTTATCATCTATACAATTAGAGTGGTTTTGAA
- a CDS encoding 3-isopropylmalate dehydratase, giving the protein MKVFYYNQDNINTDLMFPGKYTYESSDLDFIKEHLFEDLDTNFSREVQKSDIILAGKNFGCGSSREQPGLGLKYVGIRAIIAKSFARIFYRSGTNQGLLLIECPDAVDYYKEGNKIEIDEKVGELKVGDRTFKFPPLPTQMQKIIESGGLLQNIKKRIG; this is encoded by the coding sequence ATGAAAGTATTTTACTATAATCAAGACAATATTAATACGGATTTGATGTTCCCTGGAAAATATACTTATGAATCATCAGACCTTGATTTTATAAAAGAACATCTTTTTGAAGATTTGGACACAAACTTTTCAAGAGAGGTTCAAAAAAGTGATATAATTTTGGCAGGTAAGAATTTTGGTTGTGGTTCCTCAAGAGAACAACCCGGGCTTGGTCTGAAATATGTTGGTATAAGAGCTATTATCGCCAAATCCTTTGCTCGTATATTCTATCGTAGTGGCACTAATCAAGGATTGCTTTTGATAGAATGTCCGGACGCAGTTGATTATTATAAGGAAGGAAATAAGATTGAGATTGATGAGAAGGTAGGCGAATTAAAGGTAGGGGATAGAACTTTTAAGTTTCCACCTCTACCGACACAAATGCAAAAAATCATTGAAAGTGGTGGGCTTTTGCAAAATATCAAAAAGAGAATAGGATGA
- a CDS encoding four helix bundle protein — MNKYDLEERLIEFSVLIIEIVNEMPNSKAGNHLSGQLVRSGTSVSLNYGEAQSAESKKDFIHKVKVILKELRETYVCLKIIHRSKLYKTESKIIKAKKENNELISIFVKSIETAQKNLKL; from the coding sequence ATGAATAAATATGATTTAGAAGAACGATTGATTGAATTTTCAGTTTTGATAATTGAAATTGTAAACGAAATGCCCAATTCAAAGGCAGGGAATCATTTATCCGGACAATTGGTTCGTTCCGGGACATCAGTTTCATTGAATTATGGAGAAGCACAAAGTGCAGAGTCGAAAAAAGACTTCATCCATAAAGTAAAAGTAATTTTAAAAGAACTGCGAGAAACTTATGTTTGTCTGAAAATAATTCACCGAAGCAAATTGTATAAAACTGAAAGTAAAATAATAAAGGCAAAAAAAGAGAATAATGAATTGATTTCAATTTTTGTCAAGAGCATTGAAACTGCACAAAAAAATCTAAAATTATAA
- a CDS encoding UDP-glucose/GDP-mannose dehydrogenase family protein, which produces MKIAVVGTGYVGLVTGTCFAEMGSEVICVDNNQEKIDMLNHGVMPIFEYGLKEMVERNIKGNRISFITDIKKAVEESLVIFIAVGTPPNEDGSADLQYVLTVAKDIGKYINGYKVVIDKSTVPVGTADLVKETIKSELEKRELNYDFDVVSNPEFLKEGMAIEDFLKPDRIIVGADSEKAKDIMNDLYSSFTFRSNRVIFMSIRSAELTKYTANAMLATKISFMNEIANLCEKVGANVEDVRIGIGSDSRIGYKFLYPGVGYGGSCFPKDIKALIKISQENNSSSQILEAVENVNYKQKQIMIDKICAHFGKDLKGKVFAIWGLSFKPMTDDVREAPSIIIINELIKRGAKIQAYDPKAIKEAKKVFGNNPFIKYFNDQYQALGDADALVLITEWRQFRHPDFQKIKNTLKQKVIFDGRNQYDPEKTKANGFTYFCIGK; this is translated from the coding sequence ATGAAAATCGCTGTAGTGGGCACAGGCTATGTTGGTTTAGTTACTGGCACTTGCTTTGCAGAAATGGGAAGTGAGGTCATCTGCGTTGATAATAATCAAGAAAAAATTGATATGTTGAATCATGGGGTGATGCCAATTTTTGAGTATGGGTTAAAAGAGATGGTAGAAAGAAATATAAAGGGGAATCGTATATCTTTTATTACTGATATAAAAAAAGCAGTTGAAGAATCCTTAGTGATATTTATCGCTGTTGGAACCCCGCCAAACGAAGACGGTTCAGCAGACCTTCAATATGTGCTAACTGTAGCAAAAGATATTGGGAAATATATTAATGGCTACAAAGTTGTGATTGACAAATCCACCGTTCCAGTTGGTACCGCAGATTTAGTAAAAGAAACGATAAAGTCTGAATTAGAAAAACGAGAATTGAATTATGATTTTGATGTCGTGTCTAACCCTGAATTTTTGAAAGAAGGAATGGCTATAGAAGATTTTCTGAAGCCGGATAGAATTATAGTTGGAGCTGATAGTGAGAAAGCAAAGGATATTATGAATGACCTTTACTCATCATTTACTTTTAGAAGCAATCGCGTCATCTTTATGAGTATTCGTTCTGCTGAATTGACAAAATATACTGCAAATGCAATGCTTGCTACAAAAATTTCATTTATGAATGAAATAGCAAATCTGTGTGAAAAAGTCGGTGCTAATGTTGAAGATGTAAGAATAGGAATAGGTTCTGACTCACGAATTGGTTATAAATTTCTTTATCCAGGTGTTGGATATGGCGGTTCTTGTTTTCCAAAGGATATAAAGGCTCTTATAAAAATTTCACAAGAAAACAATTCATCATCACAAATATTAGAAGCAGTTGAAAATGTAAATTATAAACAGAAACAGATAATGATTGATAAAATATGTGCACATTTTGGGAAAGATTTGAAAGGCAAGGTATTTGCTATCTGGGGTCTTTCTTTTAAACCAATGACTGATGATGTACGAGAAGCTCCATCAATAATTATAATTAATGAACTAATTAAACGGGGTGCAAAAATTCAAGCCTATGACCCAAAGGCAATTAAGGAAGCAAAAAAAGTATTCGGCAATAATCCATTCATTAAATATTTTAATGACCAATATCAGGCTCTGGGAGATGCAGATGCTTTAGTTCTTATAACAGAATGGCGTCAATTTCGTCACCCTGATTTTCAAAAGATAAAAAATACGCTCAAACAAAAAGTAATCTTTGATGGCAGAAACCAATATGACCCTGAAAAGACAAAAGCTAATGGCTTCACCTATTTTTGTATTGGAAAATAA
- a CDS encoding NAD-dependent epimerase/dehydratase family protein has translation MKIFVTGGAGFIASHISDAYIEDDHQVVIVDNLSTGNPDNINPKAKFYHIDICDKGLENIFKTEKPDIVNHHAAQISVPVSAKDPIFDAEVNILGTINVLQNSVKYGVKRVIFSSTGGAIYGDAEEYPTTENYVPKPVSPYAIAKFSVEKYLHYYNHQFGLKYLVLRYANVYGPRQIPHGEAGVVSIFIENILQDKISNLYAYPENPDGMIRDYVFVGDVVKSNLIGLEKGDNELVNIGTNNETSTGELYHQIAELTNSDIQPKKLGARPGDIHKSCLDISRARNILNWYPQTTLKDGIMKTIEYFYNKYHRKDK, from the coding sequence ATGAAAATCTTTGTAACAGGCGGTGCAGGCTTTATTGCATCACATATTTCAGATGCTTATATAGAGGATGATCATCAAGTTGTTATTGTAGATAATCTCTCAACGGGAAATCCAGATAATATAAATCCAAAAGCTAAATTTTATCATATTGATATTTGTGATAAAGGATTAGAAAATATTTTCAAAACTGAAAAACCGGATATTGTAAATCATCATGCTGCGCAAATTAGCGTACCAGTTTCTGCGAAAGACCCTATTTTTGATGCAGAGGTGAATATTTTAGGCACAATTAATGTTTTGCAAAATTCAGTAAAGTATGGAGTCAAGAGAGTAATTTTTTCTTCCACTGGCGGTGCAATTTATGGCGATGCAGAGGAATATCCCACAACAGAAAATTATGTCCCTAAACCAGTTTCACCTTATGCAATTGCAAAATTTTCGGTTGAGAAATATCTCCATTATTATAACCATCAGTTTGGCTTAAAATATCTTGTTCTACGGTATGCAAATGTTTATGGACCTCGCCAAATTCCACATGGCGAAGCAGGGGTTGTATCTATTTTTATTGAAAATATCTTGCAAGATAAGATTTCTAATCTTTATGCTTATCCGGAAAATCCTGACGGAATGATTCGTGATTATGTCTTTGTTGGTGATGTTGTAAAATCAAATTTAATTGGTCTTGAAAAAGGAGACAATGAACTTGTGAATATTGGTACAAATAATGAGACTTCAACTGGAGAACTTTATCATCAGATTGCAGAACTTACGAATTCAGATATTCAGCCGAAAAAATTAGGGGCTAGACCTGGAGATATCCACAAAAGTTGTCTTGATATTTCCCGAGCAAGGAATATTCTAAACTGGTATCCTCAAACAACTTTAAAAGATGGAATAATGAAAACTATTGAATATTTTTACAACAAATACCACAGAAAGGATAAATAA